One region of Pagrus major chromosome 7, Pma_NU_1.0 genomic DNA includes:
- the asb8 gene encoding ankyrin repeat and SOCS box protein 8, producing the protein MSSTMWYIMQSIQSKYSLSERLIRTIAAIRSFPHDNVEDLIRKGADVNRMHGTLKPLHCACMVADADCVELLLEKGAEVNALDGYNRTALHYAAEKDESCVELLLEYGAQPNALDGNKDTPLHWAAFKDNPECVRALLESGACPNARDYNNDTPLSWAAMKGNLESVKVLLDYGAQVHVTNLKGQTPISRLVALLARGLGTEQEEECLELLCRAAGRFEIRRADGTLPRELSKDPQLLARLTNMVAQAPTLRSLARCAVRQSLGVQFLPTAVKELPLPETIKDYLLLRD; encoded by the exons ATGAGCTCTACTATGTGGTACATCATGCAAAGCATTCAAAGTAAATACTCCTTGTCCGAGCGGCTCATCCGCACCATCGCAGCCATCCGCTCATTCCCACATGACAATGTGGAGGATCTCATTCGTAAG GGAGCTGACGTGAACCGGATGCATGGCACGCTTAAGCCCCTGCACTGTGCCTGTATGGTCGCTGATGCTGACtgtgtggagctgctgctggagaagggGGCGGAG GTGAATGCTTTGGATGGATATAACCGCACAGCACTGCATTATGCAGCGGAGAAGGATGAGAGCTGCGTGGAGCTGCTGTTGGAGTATGGGGCCCAGCCAAACGCCCTGGATGGCAACAAGGACACCCCGCTTCACTGGGCCGCCTTCAAAGACAACCCAGAGTGTGTGAGGGCCCTGCTGGAGAGCGGGGCCTGTCCCAACGCACGGGACTACAACAATGACACGCCTTTGAGTTGGGCAGCAATGAAGGGCAACCTGGAGAGTGTCAAAGTGCTATTAGACTACGGAGCCCAGGTCCATGTGACCAACCTGAAGGGCCAGACCCCTATATCCCGACTGGTGGCCCTGTTGGCGCGGGGCCTGGGCActgaacaggaggaggagtgcCTGGAGCTGCTGTGCCGGGCAGCAGGGCGTTTTGAGATCCGACGGGCTGACGGCACCCTTCCCAGAGAGCTGAGTAAAGATCCACAGCTGCTGGCGAGGCTGACCAATATGGTGGCTCAGGCTCCCACGCTTCGCTCTCTGGCACGCTGTGCTGTCCGACAGAGTCTCGGAGTCCAGTTCCTCCCTACTGCTGTAAAAGAGCTTCCTTTACCAGAGACTATCAAAGACTATCTACTGCTGAGGGACTGA
- the LOC141000337 gene encoding ATP-dependent 6-phosphofructokinase, muscle type-like: MSKSPTMDPTKMGVGRSIAVLTSGGDAQGMNAAVRATVRVGLYTGAKVYFVHEGYQGLVDGGDHIRPATWESVSMMLQLGGTVIGSARCKDFRSREGRMTAAGNLVKLGITNLCVIGGDGSLTGANEFRTEWSGLLADLVKAGKITDAEAKKSSHLNIVGMVGSIDNDFCGTDMTIGTDSALHRIIEVVDAITTTAQSHQRTFILEVMGRHCGYLALVTALACGADWVFIPEMPPDEGWEDHLCRRLTNQRARGSRLNVIIVAEGAMSRDGKPITSEDIKKLVTDRLGFDTRTTVLGHVQRGGTPSAFDRILGSRMGVEAVMALLEATPDTPACVVSLSGNQAVRLPLMECVQVTKDVTAAMAEGRFEDAIKLRGKSFENNWNTYKLLAHINPPDVKSNINVAIVNIGAPCAGMNAAVRSAVRMGIIQGHNMLAVHDGFDGLAQGQIEPITWTTVSGWTGKGGSMLGTKRSLPGKMLEEISLNIAKFNIHALVIIGGFEAYVGGLEMVQAREKYEEMCIPIVVIPATVSNNVPGSDFSIGADTALNTITSTCDRIKQSAAGTKRRVFIVETMGGYCGYLATMAGLAAGADAAYIFEDKFGIRDLEMNVEHLVEKMKTTVKRGLILRNEKSNANYTTDFIFNLYSEEGKGIFDCRKNVLGHMQQGGTPTPFDRNFGTKMGAKSVLWLTEKLKECYRHGRIFANTPDSACVLGMRKRALTFQPLADLKEDTDFEHRIPKTEWWLKIRPIMKILAKYDIKLDTSEHTDMEHVIKKRNPLGQ; this comes from the exons ATGTCCAAGAGTCCGACCATGGACCCCACAAAGATGGGAGTTGGACGCTCCATTGCCGTGCTGACATCAGGAGGAGACGCCCAAG GTATGAACGCTGCTGTGAGAGCCACAGTGAGAGTTGGTCTCTACACCGGAGCCAAAGTCTACTTTGTTCATGAG GGCTACCAGGGTCTGGTGGATGGAGGAGACCACATTCGCCCCGCCACATGGGAGAGTGTGTCCATGATGCTTCAGCTG GGAGGTACAGTCATTGGCAGCGCCCGCTGTAAGGACTTCCGCTCCAGAGAGGGTCGCATGACGGCAGCTGGCAACCTGGTGAAGCTGGGCATCACCAACCTGTGTGTGATTGGAGGCGACGGCAGTCTGACTGGAGCCAATGAGTTCAGGACTGAGTGGAGCGGACTGTTGGCTGACCTCGTCAAAGCTG gCAAGATTACTGATGCAGAAGCCAAGAAATCTTCCCACCTGAACATCGTAGGCATGGTGGGCTCCATTGACAACGACTTCTGCGGCACCGACATGACCATCGGCACCGACTCCGCCCTGCACCGCATCATCGAGGTGGTGGACGCCATCACCACAACTGCACAGAG CCACCAGAGGACATTTATCCTGGAAGTGATGGGCAGACACTGTGG GTACCTGGCTCTGGTCACGGCTCTGGCCTGCGGTGCAGATTGGGTCTTCATTCCAGAGATGCCCCCAGATGAGGGCTGGGAGGACCACTTGTGCAGGAGGCTGACAAAC CAAAGGGCCAGAGGTTCTCGTCTGAATGTGATTATCGTGGCTGAGGGCGCCATGTCCAGAGACGGCAAACCAATTACATCTGAAGATATCAAAAAG CTGGTGACTGACAGGCTCGGTTTTGATACTCGCACCACTGTTCTTGGACACGTACAGAGAGGAGGAACACCCTCCGCCTTCGACAGAATCCTG GGCAGCAGGATGGGTGTGGAGGCGGTGATGGCGCTGCTGGAGGCCACTCCTGACACTCCTGCCTGTGTGGTCAGCCTGTCTGGGAACCAGGCGGTCAGGCTGCCACTCATGGAGTGTGTGCAAGTG ACCAAAGATGTGACCGCCGCCATGGCTGAGGGCAGATTTGAGGATGCCATCAAGCTCAGAGGAAA GAGTTTTGAAAACAACTGGAACACATACAAGCTGCTGGCTCACATCAACCCTCCAGATGTGAAG AGCAACATCAACGTTGCCATCGTGAACATCGGTGCCCCCTGCGCTGGTATGAATGCTGCTGTCCGCTCAGCAGTCAGGATGGGCATCATCCAGGGTCACAACATGTTGGCCGTCCATGATGGCTTTGATGGCCTGGCTCAGGGACAG ATTGAGCCTATCACCTGGACCACAGTGAGTGGCTGGACAGGAAAAGGAGGCTCGATGTTGGGCACCAAGAG ATCTCTGCCAGGTAAAATGTTGGAGGAAATCAGCCTGAACATTGCCAAGTTCAACATCCACGCTTTGGTGATCATTGGTGGATTTGAG GCGTATGTTGGGGGTCTGGAGATGGTTCAGGCTAGAGAGAAATATGAAGAGATGTGCATTCCCATAGTGGTTATCCCCGCCACCGTCTCCAACAACGTCCCCGGCTCTGACTTCAGCATTGGCGCTGACACTGCCCTCAACACCATCACCTCT ACCTGTGACAGAATCAAGCAGTCTGCAGCAGGGACCAAGCGTCGCGTGTTCATCGTCGAGACTATGGGTGGATACTGCGGCTACTTGGCCACCATGGCAGGTCTGGCAGCTGGGGCCGACGCTGCCTATATCTTTGAGGATAAATTTGGCATTAGAGACCTGGAG ATGAACGTTGAGCATCTTGTGGAGAAGATGAAGACAACAGTGAAGAGAGGCTTGATTCTCAG GAACGAGAAATCTAATGCCAACTACACCACTGACTTCATCTTCAACCTGTACTCAGAGGAGGGCAAAGGCATCTTTGACTGCCGTAAGAACGTTCTCGGACACATGCAGCAG GGTGGCACTCCCACGCCCTTCGACAGAAACTTTGGCACAAAGATGGGTGCCAAGTCTGTTCTGTGGCTGACTGAGAAGCTCAAGGAGTGCTACAGACACG GTCGTATCTTCGCTAACACACCAGACTCCGCCTGTGTGCTGGGCATGAGGAAGAGGGCGCTCACCTTCCAGCCTCTCGCTGACCTGAAGGAAGACACCGATTTTGA gCACCGCATCCCCAAGACAGAGTGGTGGCTGAAGATCAGGCCCATCATGAAGATCCTGGCCAAGTACGACATCAAGCTGGACACGTCCGAACACACCGACATGGAGCACGTGATCAAGAAGAGGAATCCTCTTGGGCAATAG
- the larp4aa gene encoding la ribonucleoprotein 4Aa: protein MSSDQSGEPPLLQEEADPGPKTGGKDEALLGSEGGSGGMVTSKGAGLNPNAKVWQEMPVASSEAVTNSPHWPPSDISEGYSEPLSAGCKQYTVGFTALDDSSSTATAEIAVNGMDPPELGFSPAESTTGTSVESKTEEQPVSSENLRESLKKELEFYFSRENLSKDLYLMSQMDSDQFVPIWTIASMEGIKVLTTDMELILDVLRSSPMVQVDEKGEKVRPNHKRCIIILREVPETTPVEEVESLFKNDNCPKVISVEFAHNNNWYITFQSDTDAQQAYKYLREEVKTFQGKPIMARIKAINTFFAKNGYRSMDSSLYAQQSQSQSQYSSPLYMQHVYPQQQYPVYGIVPPTWTPSPTPYFETPLAPFPNSSFVNGFGSAGHYKTGSSSLNITRPFNRNRNHVKPQVRTSEVTSASITPVPLESLTGLRSPQPPAPAATTNPVQTASDLSSAFSHLSSSSDPSDDSGMAGRGRRGTTYRGTRRRREDDRIARPVPLAEVKVSPPKFDLAATNFPPLPGCVVSTQGEPVLENRMSDVVRGLYRDKTEQANKEATVSPASGQAPAAEETVAVSSPALAAAKSATQPLGSSAPGITRQEKRVERAEPPAPKVTPRTPAQTTANTPSSTQPVPSTRPQPSAASTPATPSTPAPATATIPTPTQEPRKLSYAEVCQRPPKDPPPAAPAPASSGTASGQPLRELRVNKAEEPGSSSGPGDKQEKGHDREGGWECKESRPPRERDTQGYYRSNGPRGAGGLKFRDQRRPPPARRSSPQGGYRHTGKEQNIPPVSPK from the exons ATGAGTTCAGACCAGAGCGGAGAGCCGccgctgctgcaggaggaggctgATCCCGGACCGAAGACCGGTGGGAAGGACGAGGCTCTGCTGGGGAGCGAGGGAGGGTCAGGCGGCATG GTCACCTCTAAGGGCGCCGGCTTGAACCCAAATGCCAAGGTGTGGCAGGAGATGCCTGTTGCCTCCAGCGAGGCCGTTACCAACAGCCCTCATTGGCCCCCCTCAGACATCAGCGAGG GTTATTCTGAGCCTTTGTCTGCTGGGTGCAAGCAGTACACTGTGGGATTCACGGCCCTGGATGACAGCAGCTCCACAGCAACAGCTGAGATAGCAGTAAATGGAATGGACCCTCCAGAGTTGGGATTTTCCCCCGCTGAGTCCACAACAGGGACCTCAG TGGAGTCCAAAACTGAAGAGCAGCCGGTCTCCTCCGAGAATCTACGAGAGTCCCTGAAGAAAGAGCTGGAGTTTTATTTCTCACG AGAAAACCTCTCGAAGGATTTGTACCTGATGTCCCAGATGGACAGCGACCAGTTTGTCCCTATTTGGACTATAGCCAGCATGGAGGGCATCAAGGTCCTCACCACGGACATGGAGCTCATCCTGGACGTGTTGAGAT CCTCGCCTATGGTACAAGTGGACGAGAAAGGGGAAAAAGTGCGTCCGAATCACAAGCGGTGCATTATCATCCTGAGGGAGGTCCCTGAAACCACACCTGTTGAG GAAGTGGAGTCACTGTTCAAAAATGACAACTGTCCAAAGGTGATAAGTGTCGAGTTTGCGCACAACAACAACTGGTACATCACATTCCAATCCGACACAGACGCTCAGCAG GCATACAAGTACTTGAGAGAGgaagtaaaaacatttcaggGAAAACCCATCATG GCCAGGATAAAGGCCATCAACACATTCTTTGCGAAGAATGGCTACCGTAGCATGGACAGCAGCCTGTACGCTCAGCAGTCCCAGAGCCAGTCCCAGTACAGCTCTCCACTCTACATGCAGCACGTCTACCCTCAGCAGCAGTACCCGGTCTATGGCATCGTACCTCCCACCTGGACGCCTTCGCCCACACCGTATTTTGAAACTCCTCTG GCACCGTTTCCCAACAGCAGCTTTGTGAATGGCTTTGGCTCTGCAGGACACTACAAAACTGGCTCCAGTTCTCTTAATATCACTCGCCCTTTCAACAGAAACCG AAACCACGTGAAGCCCCAGGTGAGGACAAGTGAGGTGACCTCGGCGTCTATAACTCCTGTCCCCTtggagagtctgactggactgCGCAGCCCACAGCCCCCTGCTCCTGCTGCCACCACTAACCCAGTCCAGACGGCCTCCGATCTGAGCTCAGCGTTCtcacacctctcctcctcttcggACCCCAGTGATGACAGCGGCATGGCTGGACGTGGAAG ACGGGGCACAACCTACAGAGGGACAAGAAGGAGGCGAGAAGACGACCGGATTGCG AGGCCGGTACCGCTAGCAGAGGTAAAGGTTTCTCCACCCAAGTTTGACTTGGCTGCTACCAATTTCCCACCTCTTCCTGGCTGTGTTGTCAGCACACAGGGAGAGCCAGTGCTAGAAAACCGAATGTCCGATGTTGTACGCGGCTTGTACAGGGACAAG ACTGAACAAGCCAATAAAGAAGCCACTGTGAGTCCAGCTTCAGGCCAAGCCCCGGCTGCAGAGGAGACTGTGGCTGTCTCGAGTCCTGCCCTGGCAGCAGCGAAATCTGCTACACAACCACTTGGATCCTCAGCCCCTGG TATCACTCGTCAGGAGAAGAGGGTTGAACGGGCAGAGCCTCCAGCTCCAAAAGTGACTCCTCGCACACCTGCTCAAACTACCGCGAACACCCCCTCCTCCACACAGCCCGTGCCTAGCACCAGGCCTCAGCCCTCTGCTGCCTCCACGCCAGCAACACCCAGCACGCCAGCCCCTGCTACAGCCACTATTCCCACCCCGACACAG GAGCCCCGTAAGCTCAGCTACGCCGAGGTGTGCCAACGGCCACCCAAGGACCCCCCTCCTGCAGCCCCTGCCCCTGCTTCTTCGGGCACCGCATCCGGCCAGCCGTTACGCGAGCTGCGTGTGAACAAGGCTGAGGAGCCGGGCTCCAGCAGCGGTCCTGGAGACAAGCAAGAGAAAGGCCACGACAGAGAGGGGGGATGGGAATGCAAGGAGAGCCGGCCCCCACGTGAACGTGACACTCAAGGCTACTACCGCAGCAATGGCCCCAGAGGCGCCGGGGGCCTCAAGTTTCGGGACCAGCGGCGCCCGCCTCCAGCCCGACGCAGCTCCCCACAGGGAGGCTACAGGCACACTGGCAAAGAGCAGAATATCCCACCAGTATCGCCAAAGTAA